In Rutidosis leptorrhynchoides isolate AG116_Rl617_1_P2 chromosome 2, CSIRO_AGI_Rlap_v1, whole genome shotgun sequence, one genomic interval encodes:
- the LOC139891311 gene encoding NDR1/HIN1-like protein 13, whose translation MAGDTSYTPSKPTTTTTVKQPQQPPPPPNKSNPNLNRHPYRPNPIYNRHNTNRRSYFCIFCFWLILIIILILFLATITGCILYLMYRPHRPIFTISSLKISQFNLTTTSDDTSHLSTNFNLTLSTKNTNKKVVFYYDPFAITCVTVDTQIANGSVTDSLASGPNNITIIRSALYSSSMLLDTTTVNQIRSDLKKKSGLRLKIILDTEARVKIESIKSKKVGIRIECEGIHSLIPKGVTAAVAGGKSNRTTAAAPVAVAANVVDAKCIVDLRIKIWKWTFSS comes from the coding sequence ATGGCCGGTGACACATCTTACACTCCATCAAAACCAACCACCACAACCACCGtaaaacaaccacaacaaccaccgcCACCACCAAACAAATCAAACCCTAACCTCAACCGCCATCCGTACCGTCCAAACCCTATCTACAACCGTCACAATACCAATCGCCGTAGCTACTTTTGCATATTCTGTTTTTggttaattcttatcatcattttaATCCTCTTTTTAGCTACAATAACTGGCTGCATTTTATACCTAATGTACCGGCCCCACCGACCTATTTTCACTATCAGCTCACTCAAAATCTCGCAGTTTAACTTGACAACGACATCAGATGACACGTCACATCTCTCAACTAATTTTAACTTAACTTTATCTACTAAAAACACTAACAAAAAAGTTGTGTTCTACTACGATCCGTTCGCGATCACGTGTGTAACGGTCGACACACAAATCGCGAACGGATCGGTTACCGATTCGTTAGCGAGCGGACCGAATAATATCACTATTATTCGGTCGGCATTGTATAGTTCATCAATGCTATTAGATACGACAACTGTGAATCAGATCAGATCTGATCTGAAAAAGAAATCAGGATTGAGATTGAAGATAATACTTGATACTGAAGCCAGAGTGAAGATTGAATCGATTAAAAGTAAAAAAGTAGGGATTCGGATTGAATGTGAAGGAATTCATAGCTTGATTCCGAAAGGTGTCACTGCAGCCGTCGCCGGTGGTAAGAGCAACCGTACTACGGCGGCGGCACCGGTGGCTGTGGCAGCTAATGTGGTTGATGCTAAATGTATTGTTGATCTTAGGATTAAGATCTGGAAATGGACATTTTCGAGTTAG